GGACACATTAAAGGCCCATTTTTGTCTCCGAGTGGCTTTGATGAAGCaaattttcactgtttttcagtAAAAGCATTTCACCAGCTTGCTGTGTGGTCTTAGCCATAACTGTGTGGACTTCGAGGATTAATGGGGGAGGATTCTTCTCTCCCGCTCTGTCCAATCAGCTGGTAGAGACGATGGCTGAGGTTCTGAACCTGACAGGTGCCCAGGACACACCCCACCCTCATCAGATGACTGTGGCCTCTTGTGCCGCCAATGTTGGCATGACGGCGACCCCGTGACCTGCGCCGAGTGACAGGCATTTCCTGTAGTGAAGCGCTGCTTTCATCAAGCAACAGTTTGGAAAACTTCGACTGGGGCTCTTTGTGCTGCATGGCCCTCCAGGTGATATGCTTGTCTCCATGGTCGAAGTGGTTGTCAGTGGCTACAAAGAGGTCAGACACAGTGGGTGAGGTGGCAGCTAAAGACAACTTTGGGTGTTTAGAAGATCGGGGTGAAGTCAATCTGGAAtgacaaaaagagaaacaaaaacataattagATGTAATGCAAAAACTGTGAAACACAGCCGTTGACAAGAGATGCTGAGCAGTCACATGGATTGCCTGCTTAGATGTCTGACTGGAATTTAATCACTGCAAGAAAATGAAATGCCTcacaggaagtcaagcttatACCACAGAAACGTCCCCTGTTCtcgatttgtggctctttttaaaCAAGGATTTGAACAGAGAGAGTACATGAAAGAAGGTCAGAAAGAACAATAGGAG
The sequence above is a segment of the Cheilinus undulatus linkage group 9, ASM1832078v1, whole genome shotgun sequence genome. Coding sequences within it:
- the adm2b gene encoding protein ADM2, whose translation is MRVLLPAWLWLLLGLLPLEIQSRALTLHSLTHRHRLTSPRSSKHPKLSLAATSPTVSDLFVATDNHFDHGDKHITWRAMQHKEPQSKFSKLLLDESSASLQEMPVTRRRSRGRRHANIGGTRGHSHLMRVGCVLGTCQVQNLSHRLYQLIGQSGREESSPINPRSPHSYG